A genomic window from Sceloporus undulatus isolate JIND9_A2432 ecotype Alabama chromosome 9, SceUnd_v1.1, whole genome shotgun sequence includes:
- the LOC121916181 gene encoding potassium/sodium hyperpolarization-activated cyclic nucleotide-gated channel 3-like: MGENRQGPQTLKSRSEAMGKKFYWDLNVAAYGGKFDHLPTWETQVDSDVYKTAGHYVLSDSQRSSAVTPPSTLPLIRYTHQWEEFSHSPLLFCRFYWDLIMLLLMVGNLIILPVGITFFKDENTPPWIVFNVLSDTFFLADLVLNFRTGIVVEDNTEIILDPHTIKMKYLKSWFLVDFVSSIPVDYIFLIVDLETQVDSDVYKTARALRIVRFTKILSLLRLLRLSRLIRYIHQWEEVGQDLQ, encoded by the exons ATGGGCGAAAATCGTCAGGGGCCACAAACACTGAAGAGTAGGTCCGAAGCCATGGGGAAGAA GTTCTACTGGGACTTGAATGTTGCTGCTTATGGTGGGAAATTTGATCATCTACCA ACCTGGGAGACTCAGGTAGATTCTGATGTCTATAAAACGGCCGGGCACTACGTATTGTCCGATTCACAAAGATCCTCAGCTGTTACGCCTCCTTCGACTCTCCCTCTCATCCGTTACACCCACCAGTGGGAGGAG ttttcacattcCCCCTTGCTTTTTTGCAGGTTCTACTGGGACTTGATCATGTTGCTGCTTATGGTGGGAAATTTGATCATCTTACCAGTAGGCATCACCTTTTTCAAGGATGAGAACACACCACCCTGGATTGTCTTCAATGTCCTCTCTGACACCTTCTTCCTGGCTGACTTGGTCCTGAATTTCCGTACAGGTATTGTGGTTGAAGACAACACTGAAATCATCTTGGATCCACACACCATCAAGATGAAGTACCTTAAGAGCTGGTTCCTGGTTGACTTTGTTTCCTCCATCCCTGTTGACTATATCTTCCTGATTGTAGACCTGGAGACTCAGGTAGATTCTGATGTCTATAAAACGGCACGGGCACTACGTATTGTCCGATTCACAAAGATCCTCAGCCTGTTACGCCTCCTTCGACTCTCCCGTCTCATCCGTTACATCCACCAGTGGGAGGAGGTGGGTCAAGACTTACAATAG